CGGACTAATTTTTATCACCGCAACCATCTCATCGCCTGAAACCGTCTGCCCTTTGACCAGATACTTCCATTCACCGCTGGCTATATCTTTCTGACGTTCGAAAATCTCGCCTGTGAGCAGGCACCTTTCCACATCGAAGATGCTCAATCCATCATCGCTCATTTCTTCTTCCGCGTGCAGGGTCATCACATATTGGCGGCGGCGAACCCTGTCGCGGATTTTGTTCAAGATGCGTTGCAACACAGCCTGCTCCTATCGTTGCACGAGAATTGTAACAGACTGCGCAAGACACGGGGGCTAACGACTCCGGTTCAGCGGCGGGCCACGCAGCGCCGGCCGCTGCAACCGACGGTTAGCCTATCGTTCCTCTCCCATCGCTTCTTTTATCGTGTGGCAAGCCACATCACCACGGGTGATCAACT
This window of the Blastocatellia bacterium genome carries:
- a CDS encoding DUF4258 domain-containing protein encodes the protein MLQRILNKIRDRVRRRQYVMTLHAEEEMSDDGLSIFDVERCLLTGEIFERQKDIASGEWKYLVKGQTVSGDEMVAVIKISPRGKLVIITVYRL